The region ATCAGGCATACCTGCACTAAAATGAACCGTATTCTTCGGACAGTTCATTTGCTCCACATCGTCACCTTCTAAAAGATGCTTTTCATTGATACTGAAATTAAATTTATCCATAATACTTGTTCCGGTCTTCTTTACGAAGGAAAGGCATATCTACCCGGCTGGTCACTGTGCTGGCCACTTTTTCAGTAGAACGGCCAATAATATAACCACCTACACCCAACTTGAGTAAACCCCAGAAATTTGGATTCAAAGTATTAGCTATGCCCTGCTCCCCCTCATTTAAAAGGAAAGCGGGTTCAAAGAAATAAGCATATACCACAATAAAACCAAAAGCCAACATTAAAATTGGCCGCCAGCTACGCTGCAACCAGTTGCCACGGGCTTCTGTTATTAAAACCTCTCGTTGGGCTTCCTGCAGGTTGCCCATAGCATCAAAAACCAATTCAGAAAGCTGATTTTTGGCTTGCATTTTTTCCTCATCGGAAGTAGCAATCTTATCGATTACCTGGCCACCATTTTTGATCAGATCATTGGCGCCTTTGCTGAATAGTTTAGATAAAAATGGCATAAAACACTGTTTTTATGGTTTTGCTTGAATAAGCAAATTACGAAAAAATGTTTTACTCTACCTGGTTTAAACGCTATATGCTGCTCATTACTGAGAATAAACTTACGTTAAAATATTGTTATTCTAATGATTATACCACACACTCTACTATAAATTGATGTAATTTTATTCTTGAAAATTCAAAATCAATTCTAATTAATCACAAATTCACAGTTATGAAAAAAATTACTGCGCTTTTAATGATGCTGTATTTTATGGCATTTATATTTTCCTCTTGCGAATTAGTGGAGGAAGAAGACGATGAACAACCCTCAGAGGAGTATATTAACGAAACAATTGATACTGACGTTACATGGCAGGGTGGGACCTACATTATTGAAGGCACCTTAAGGATAGAAAATGGTGGGCATCTGACTATAGACCCCGGCACAACAATAAAATTTGAAGATGGTGGAAGAATATCAGTCGCAGGAGCTAACTCAGCCCTAACTGCAGTGGGAACAGCCAATGCCCAGATTACATTTACCAGCGTTTCCAACACACCATCAGCCGGAAGCTGGGACTATATCAATTTTGAATCGACGGCAACAGGTACAAGCAGCCTTCAGTACTGCATCATTGAATATGGAGGAGGTTATGCCGCAACATACGGTGGGGCACTTTGGCTTGAGGGGCCATCAATCAGTGTTGACCACTGCACAATAAGCAATTCTGCGGTTTATGGTGTGGTGTGCGACGATGATTCGGAATTTACCAGTTTTACCAACAATACACTTATGGATAATGATAGTTACGATATTTACATTGAAGGTAATGCTGCCCACACTATTGGCTCCGGAAATGTAATTGATGGCAGTGGTATTTTGGTCGATGGCGACACCTATACTCAATCGGAAGCCACCTGGAGCCTGCAAACAGCACCTTTTACCATTGACGGAACCCTGTATGTTCAATCTGATGGCGGGGCAACATTAAATATAGCAGCCGGAAACACCATTCAATTCACAGAGGGATCTCAAATGACAGTAGGTAGTGACGGCTATGGCACATTCAAAGCCATAGGAACAGAAAGCCTTCCGATTCTTTTCACATCAACATCAACTCAGAAACAAGGAGGACAATGGGATTACATAGGTTTTGAAAATGGTTCAGTAAATAGTGAACTCAGCTATTGCATAGTTGAAGCTGGCGGAGGCTATGCTTCATATGTTGGAGCCATAGACATTAACGATGCAGCTGTATCTATCGATAATACTGAAATCAGGTTATCGGCCACTTATGCCATTACACTTGACAATGCCGGTAGTTTTGCATCTTTCAGCAACAATAATATCCATGATGTAGATAATTATGTGATGCAAATTTATGGCAATTGGGCGCATACCATTGGCACTGGTAACAATTACGGAGAAGATGATCTGGGTATTTTAGTACATGGAGATGATTTTGAACACACAAATGAAACCTGGCTATTCCAGTCCACAGCTTATGTAATTGATGGTACACTCAGCATTGAATCAGCGTCTGGCTCCACATTGGAAATAGAGGCAGGAAGTACCATTAAGTTTACCGACGGTTCTGAAATCACTGTAGGTTATTCAGAATTTGGGAAGCTTGTTGTGAATGGCACCTCTGTTTTACCTGTTACATTTACTACTGCAGCACCTGCAGGCGGGGAACAGCCCGGCGACTGGGATGGAATTTTCTTTGAATCGAACACAATGAACGGCTCCATTCTGAACTATTGCAACATTTCTTATGGAGGAGGTTATGCCACAACATATGACAACGGCAACATCAACCTTGATGATGTTTCTTCAGGAGAGCCCACGATCAGTAATTGCATTATTTCTTATTCAGCAGGTTGGGGCATTTATAATAGCAACTCATCACCAACACTTATTAGCAATACTTATAACGGAAACGAGAACGGTGACATAGGAAATTAATTAACCGACAAAAAAACAATTTTGGATTTTCTCATTTTTAAAAGCCATTGCAATGAAAGCGATGGCTTTTTTATTAAATCAGGGGTCGCGCTGAATAACAGGTAACATTACTGTTTTAATCACCCTTTTTCCAAAACGTTTATTAAATATCAGTAAATTACAATTTCAAATAAATGCAAACATACTAACTCACAAACTGTTATCATTAAATAAGCTATTTCTTTCACAACTAATAATTTGAAGGCAAAAGCACAAAAAGGAACCAACATACCACAAAAAACTTACAATCAATGACCATACACAACACAGCAGCAATGCCTTCTTTTAATGATTTCATTAACGCATTTAAACAAACTTTAAAAAGTGTGTTTTATGAACGCGACGACATCAAAAAATTCATTCATAACAGGGGCTTTCCGGCAACTGTACTGCGCGATATTATGTCTACCAATCCTTTTTCAGTAGCTATACCCCAAAAGTATGGTGGACGCGGCGGTAATACAAGAGAATTACTAAGCCTAATGGATGCAGCGTCTTATGAATCACTGCCCCTTTCTTTAATGTTTGGGATCAACATGGGGCTTTTTTTAGGCCCGGTAAATAAATATGCACAGGAACCTATTAAAGGAGAAATATTCAACCGTTTTTTGAATAAACAAAACATGGGTGGATTGATGATAACTGAGCCAGGATTTGGCAGCGATGCATTAAACATGCAGACAAACAATTTGCGGCAGGGTTCAAAATATCATATCAAAGGGGTTAAACACTGGCAGGGCCTCACTGGAATGGCCGATTACTGGTTAATGACTTCACGTAGACAAATCGCCGGTGGAGCGCTCGCCCGCGACATTGATTTTTTCATTGTCGATGCGCAACAACCTGAGCAACAAATCAAGGTGGATGAATTGTATAATAACATGGGGTTGTATCCGATTCCGTACGGCAAAAACCTCATTGATATACATGTACCCGAAGCCTACAAATTGGAACCCGACACCACGGGGCTAAAGCTCACCATGGACCTGTTACACCGAAGCCGCTTTCAATTTCCGGGTATGGCCATCGGCTTTATTCGCCGCATGTTAGACGATGCCCTGCATCACACGCAGCAACGGTTCATTCGAGGCAAACCACTGATTGCACTGGACCAGGTTAAGCAACAGATTGCCAGTATTCAAAGTGCATTTACCATAAGCTCAGCCATGTGCGCACGCAGCAGTGAGGCAAGCGGCATAGAACATAACCTCACCGGTGCCACAGTGGAAGCCAATACAATGAAAGCCCATGTAACAGAATTGATGCATGAAGCGGCACAAACACTGACACAACTTTTAGGCGCCAATGGATATAAAACAGAGAGTGTGGCCATAAGGGGAATTATTGATTCCCGACCTTTCCAGGTTTTCGAAGGCTCCAATGAAATGCTCTACACCCAAATTACTGAAATGGTGACCAGGCAAATGAACCGGCTTAAAAATATGAATCTTGCGTCTTTTCTGAAAAACTACGAACTGACCCAACGCACATCGTCACATTTTAAGGGACTGACAAATTTTACCATCGACGAAAATTTACCACAACGTAAACAAGTAGGACTTGGTAAAATCCTGAGCCGAATTATATCGGCCGATTATGTTGCAACACTTGGAAACAAAGGCTTTCGCAACGATCTGGTAAGTAATAGTATCGATATGATTAAACAAGAGGTATCCGGCCTTGTCAATTCATTTCATTACAGCAAACAGGTGCTTCCTGTGACAGACTACAACGGTAAAAGCTCATGGGCAGATTATTCGTAGGGAGTTGCTTATTATCAATAAAGAAAAAAAATCACTCCTGCATGTTAGTGAGAAAATGGTTCCATGTTCAGCAATAGGGTGTTTGATATTTCTGTTTGCGTACAAAAACAAATAAATCCGATAAAACTGCATCAAATCGGCTTTAAATTACTCAAGAAAATCATCTGGATCGAAGGGTATATCATCGTCTGGGTCTTGATCGTGCGGGCCTACGCCCGGTGGATTGAACAATCCCCAGCGATCAATTATATAGTTCCATTTATCGAAACCAGCTACCCAATCGATGAACAATAACCGGTATTCTTCTATCAATTTGCGCACAATATCAAAATATTCAACATACTCAAACCCAAAATCTTCCAGTGAATGGTTTTGTATCATTAAATCCATTGCAGCCTTACGGATTAAAGCTGCATTTTGCATTCTGATATCCTATAAATCGCCTCCTTCAGCACCTGCAACCTTAACCGTAAGCATAGCTGCATCTGATAACATTTGCATTTTTATATCCTGCAAAATCTCGTTATCTTCCGGTATTAAAGCGATAATCTCTTTTACCGTATCATAAATCTTACGTCCTTTTTTATAAATCGGGAGGTTTTCAGGTTTGATTTCTTCAAATTCATCCATATTGTTAGCTGTTATGAACTCAATCATATTACCCGCTCCCAAAAACAGCAAAGCTCATTCAAAATAATCAGTAAGCACCGGCATTTCTTATAGTTCAAGGGCACTACCTATTCGTGAACCAAATAATAGCTAGAATAAGGTTCAGTTTAGGTAATTTTCTATAAAACCTCCTAAATTTGGATTTTAAACCATGGCTTAAGTCAAATCCTTTTCCATTTAATATAAAATTTATTTTTTTATATTTAATTATCTTATATTCAATATTCAAGCATATTAATAACTATTGGAGTTTAACTGAAAAATTATCTGTCATGAACAAAGAAAAAAACAAGGACTTGAATCAGAAAATTGATAATGAACTTAAGAAAAAAGAATTGCAAAAGAAGTATGGAGCAGACTTTAGGGGTGAAGGCAACATTTCGCCAGAATTGGAAAATCAATGGTTAAATTATATTGATGAGTTCGAAAAGCAATTCAACAGCACTACAGAACAAATAAGCGTTTGGGAGTACATTGGCCAACCTGCCTATCAAAAAATAAACGAGTTAAGTCCTAACGAAATTTCTAAAGAACTTGAACGAGTACTCGCTGTAATGCGCGAAAATAATATTTACCTGGACACTTTTTGTGAGGTGGATGATAATGAGCTCTATCGTTTTATAACCGAAGAGCTTTTTGTTTACGAAATTGATAATATGAATATCCCAGGCATGTCAACTAATTTCATATACGAAGAATTCCATCCAAATGCTAAATTTGATATTGAAATGGCCTTCGACAACTTTTTCACGTCTACTATGCAAAAACATACAAGTATTGATGGTAAGGGGTATGACTTGACATATGTTGACACAAAAAACCACAAAAATGCGATAAATGAGCCAGTCGATAAAAAAACTGTGATCGAAAAAATCAATAACTTTCTAAATACCTTCGATTACTTCGAAATCATCTCCAATGAAATATTAGAAATCACTATTAATCAGGATAAAACAGATGCACAAATTGATTTTCGCATACATATTAATGGCCGATTTCATAAAAGCAAAGAGACAATTACTTATAAAGGAAATGGTTTTTTCAAGCTAAAGCCAAGCGAATATGGAGGTTGGGATATTTACCACATCAATATGCCGGGATTAAAATTCTGAAAATCAATTACTGCACAATACAGAATGTGTATAGGCGAGTGTTAATTGCTATTTATCAGATAATTAGATATATGTCGAATTATATAAAATTGTAAAATAGTTGTAAAAGATGTGTTTTAATAATTTCCTTTCAGTTGAGAAATCAATCTAAGAAAAGATTCAGCAATGAGTTTCTCATCAGGTATTTCAGCATACGCATAGATGGATAACTCCTTAATATATGCTTCCTTCAGCTTTTCCCAAACACGCTCAAAGTCAGATACCAATATTGACTCATTTAGCTTATACTGCCCCCAACCTTTGGGCTCATCAAATGATTGTTGATCGTGTAATAGAAGGTTATTGAAACGTTCTCTAAAATTCGCACTAGTAATAAACTCTTTACCCTCCTTTGTTTCCAATAAATAATACAGATCATAAAAGTGCCTTATCTTTGATCTAACACCTTCCAAAGAATCTTCTTGAAAAGAAAAACGAATCAGCGAAACGAGTTTCTCAATTAAAGTTTGAAAGCGATCCAAAACATTTATTCTAAAAGGCTGCAAATTAAAATCATTGATTGCTTTTTCATTACCAGTCTCTCTTAAAAATGTAGCTATAAAGCTTTCAATTTCTCTTTCCTCATAAGGATAAGGATTGGCGAAATAATTGGTTTCAACAATTACGAAATTTTCATCTTTAAGCTTATCATCAACAGGATAGACATAGGCACTCTTGCGAAAACGTGAACCTTTACTAGTAAGCCTTGCTATTTCTAATTCTTTCAAACCACCAGCAACAGTCTTTTCAATTTTGCGTATTTCACTCTTAATTCTATTACCGGAAAATTCAGGATTCTGTATCACAGCCAAATCAACATCTGTAGAAAAACGATTGATCAATTTATAAGCTTTTGAAAGTGATGTTCCCCCTTTAAACACAACTTGATCTCGATTCGGATAATTTGAT is a window of Salinivirga cyanobacteriivorans DNA encoding:
- a CDS encoding nucleotidyl transferase AbiEii/AbiGii toxin family protein codes for the protein MNLHNQTKLFNDAIQMASIHLEIKPDFIVKDYWITYMLWNLSNYPNRDQVVFKGGTSLSKAYKLINRFSTDVDLAVIQNPEFSGNRIKSEIRKIEKTVAGGLKELEIARLTSKGSRFRKSAYVYPVDDKLKDENFVIVETNYFANPYPYEEREIESFIATFLRETGNEKAINDFNLQPFRINVLDRFQTLIEKLVSLIRFSFQEDSLEGVRSKIRHFYDLYYLLETKEGKEFITSANFRERFNNLLLHDQQSFDEPKGWGQYKLNESILVSDFERVWEKLKEAYIKELSIYAYAEIPDEKLIAESFLRLISQLKGNY
- a CDS encoding 3TM-type holin translates to MPFLSKLFSKGANDLIKNGGQVIDKIATSDEEKMQAKNQLSELVFDAMGNLQEAQREVLITEARGNWLQRSWRPILMLAFGFIVVYAYFFEPAFLLNEGEQGIANTLNPNFWGLLKLGVGGYIIGRSTEKVASTVTSRVDMPFLRKEDRNKYYG
- a CDS encoding right-handed parallel beta-helix repeat-containing protein, with protein sequence MKKITALLMMLYFMAFIFSSCELVEEEDDEQPSEEYINETIDTDVTWQGGTYIIEGTLRIENGGHLTIDPGTTIKFEDGGRISVAGANSALTAVGTANAQITFTSVSNTPSAGSWDYINFESTATGTSSLQYCIIEYGGGYAATYGGALWLEGPSISVDHCTISNSAVYGVVCDDDSEFTSFTNNTLMDNDSYDIYIEGNAAHTIGSGNVIDGSGILVDGDTYTQSEATWSLQTAPFTIDGTLYVQSDGGATLNIAAGNTIQFTEGSQMTVGSDGYGTFKAIGTESLPILFTSTSTQKQGGQWDYIGFENGSVNSELSYCIVEAGGGYASYVGAIDINDAAVSIDNTEIRLSATYAITLDNAGSFASFSNNNIHDVDNYVMQIYGNWAHTIGTGNNYGEDDLGILVHGDDFEHTNETWLFQSTAYVIDGTLSIESASGSTLEIEAGSTIKFTDGSEITVGYSEFGKLVVNGTSVLPVTFTTAAPAGGEQPGDWDGIFFESNTMNGSILNYCNISYGGGYATTYDNGNINLDDVSSGEPTISNCIISYSAGWGIYNSNSSPTLISNTYNGNENGDIGN
- a CDS encoding acyl-CoA dehydrogenase family protein, which gives rise to MTIHNTAAMPSFNDFINAFKQTLKSVFYERDDIKKFIHNRGFPATVLRDIMSTNPFSVAIPQKYGGRGGNTRELLSLMDAASYESLPLSLMFGINMGLFLGPVNKYAQEPIKGEIFNRFLNKQNMGGLMITEPGFGSDALNMQTNNLRQGSKYHIKGVKHWQGLTGMADYWLMTSRRQIAGGALARDIDFFIVDAQQPEQQIKVDELYNNMGLYPIPYGKNLIDIHVPEAYKLEPDTTGLKLTMDLLHRSRFQFPGMAIGFIRRMLDDALHHTQQRFIRGKPLIALDQVKQQIASIQSAFTISSAMCARSSEASGIEHNLTGATVEANTMKAHVTELMHEAAQTLTQLLGANGYKTESVAIRGIIDSRPFQVFEGSNEMLYTQITEMVTRQMNRLKNMNLASFLKNYELTQRTSSHFKGLTNFTIDENLPQRKQVGLGKILSRIISADYVATLGNKGFRNDLVSNSIDMIKQEVSGLVNSFHYSKQVLPVTDYNGKSSWADYS